The proteins below come from a single Oceaniferula marina genomic window:
- a CDS encoding glycoside hydrolase family 38 C-terminal domain-containing protein, with product NGELTYAEVPQCGYSVQSADPGLPEGVSPTRVVAGGDGYVLNNGLLEVKIDSRGLVTGMLDLENQRQVIADGGQGNLLQIHKDYPNRWNAWDVDVFYKDQVENLDGPAEVE from the coding sequence AATGGAGAACTGACCTACGCCGAAGTGCCGCAGTGCGGGTACAGCGTGCAATCGGCCGACCCGGGACTTCCTGAGGGAGTGTCCCCGACCCGTGTGGTCGCCGGAGGTGACGGCTATGTCCTCAATAACGGCCTGCTCGAGGTCAAGATTGACTCCAGAGGGCTGGTCACAGGCATGCTCGACCTTGAAAACCAGCGTCAGGTCATTGCCGATGGCGGGCAGGGGAACCTGCTGCAGATTCACAAGGATTACCCGAACCGTTGGAACGCCTGGGACGTGGATGTATTTTACAAAGATCAGGTGGAAAACCTGGATGGACCGGCGGAGGTGGAAG